A window from Nitrospira sp. ND1 encodes these proteins:
- a CDS encoding site-2 protease family protein, with protein sequence MQGPDWKIGRMFGIPIHVHASWLFVFFFVTWSLATGYLPDVLPGLTEPRYWAMGGVAAILLFASVLLHELGHSLVALRYRIPISQITLFIFGGVAQMRKEPPHPRAEFLIAIAGPIVSFLLAGLCIGMVALLEFLPTGSSVYGLVALGTLLGMVNTQLGLFNLLPGFPLDGGRALRAGLWAWSKDYYRATSQAALVGLLFGVSFGLFGAFLLVGALSGTVSGALASSGGWIVLLGAFLFAAARGSRKQAAIRGSLASVPVRELMVSNVVALSPDTTLEEAVNQYFLPYGYGGFPVVQDGRLVGVVGVRDVQTVSNGLWAFRRVADIMQTSSDDMVVSPDLSAMQALEQMLALGAERLVVVQDGQLLGLVTRASIGHFIEQRHPSGKGSSS encoded by the coding sequence ATGCAGGGACCAGACTGGAAAATCGGCCGGATGTTCGGGATTCCCATCCACGTGCACGCCTCGTGGCTCTTTGTCTTTTTCTTTGTGACCTGGTCGTTGGCGACGGGCTATTTGCCCGACGTGCTGCCCGGTCTCACCGAGCCGCGATATTGGGCGATGGGCGGTGTGGCGGCCATCCTCCTGTTTGCGTCTGTCCTCCTACATGAGCTCGGCCACTCCCTGGTGGCCCTTCGGTATCGGATTCCGATCAGTCAGATCACGCTGTTTATCTTCGGGGGTGTGGCGCAGATGCGAAAGGAACCGCCGCATCCCCGGGCTGAGTTCTTGATTGCGATTGCCGGTCCGATCGTGAGCTTTCTTCTCGCCGGTCTGTGCATCGGCATGGTCGCGCTGTTGGAGTTCCTTCCGACAGGATCCTCCGTGTACGGGTTGGTGGCGTTGGGGACGCTGCTCGGGATGGTCAACACTCAGCTGGGCCTGTTTAATCTGCTCCCGGGTTTCCCCCTGGACGGCGGTCGCGCCTTGCGGGCCGGGTTGTGGGCCTGGAGTAAGGACTACTATCGCGCGACAAGCCAGGCGGCATTGGTAGGGTTGTTGTTCGGCGTGAGCTTCGGCCTCTTCGGGGCCTTCCTCCTTGTCGGGGCGCTTTCCGGTACCGTCTCCGGCGCTCTGGCGAGCAGCGGGGGATGGATCGTGTTGTTGGGGGCGTTCTTGTTCGCCGCCGCGCGCGGGAGCCGGAAGCAGGCCGCTATCCGCGGGTCACTGGCGTCGGTGCCGGTCCGCGAGTTGATGGTCAGTAATGTCGTGGCCTTATCGCCAGACACCACGTTGGAGGAGGCCGTGAACCAGTATTTTCTCCCCTACGGTTACGGGGGATTTCCCGTGGTTCAGGACGGCCGGCTGGTCGGTGTTGTGGGGGTGCGCGATGTGCAGACGGTGAGCAATGGGCTCTGGGCGTTCCGCCGGGTGGCCGATATCATGCAAACCTCCAGCGACGACATGGTGGTGTCGCCGGATCTCTCGGCGATGCAGGCGTTGGAGCAGATGTTGGCGCTGGGGGCCGAGCGGCTTGTGGTCGTTCAAGACGGGCAACTGTTGGGCCTGGTGACGCGCGCATCTATCGGGCATTTCATTGAGCAGCGACATCCATCCGGCAAGGGTTCCTCCTCATAA
- a CDS encoding polysaccharide deacetylase family protein, producing MALALQAILAEAQVIKAGPASCPAVALTYDLCPVRTASGFDRELIDFLIEHKVPATFFMSGRWMAKHDAEVKKLLAVPFFEIGTHGEVHAHLPMHEVEEQQQEIMGPVRLLKTKYGRPATLFRPPYGEYNDQTVDAVKTLGLKFILWNIESGDPDPTLTTEAIITRIQRRMKPGSVIVMHANGKGKHTREVTETLAATLLPAKGLTPMTVSDLLRCNQSTATPAP from the coding sequence ATGGCACTCGCCCTTCAGGCTATTCTCGCGGAGGCGCAGGTCATCAAGGCGGGGCCGGCTTCCTGCCCTGCCGTGGCTTTGACCTATGACCTTTGCCCCGTGCGCACGGCATCCGGATTCGACCGGGAGCTGATCGACTTCCTCATCGAGCATAAGGTGCCGGCGACGTTTTTCATGTCCGGCCGCTGGATGGCCAAGCACGATGCCGAGGTCAAGAAGCTGCTCGCCGTACCGTTTTTCGAAATCGGCACCCACGGCGAGGTGCATGCCCATTTGCCGATGCACGAGGTCGAGGAACAGCAACAGGAAATCATGGGACCGGTGCGCCTGCTCAAGACTAAATACGGTCGCCCGGCCACCCTATTCCGGCCGCCCTATGGAGAATATAACGACCAAACGGTTGACGCCGTGAAAACCCTCGGGCTCAAGTTCATCCTGTGGAATATCGAATCCGGCGATCCCGACCCGACGCTGACGACGGAGGCGATCATAACCCGCATTCAAAGACGCATGAAGCCTGGCAGTGTGATCGTCATGCATGCCAACGGCAAGGGCAAGCATACCCGCGAAGTGACCGAAACCCTGGCCGCCACCCTGTTGCCGGCCAAAGGCCTGACCCCGATGACCGTATCGGACCTCTTACGATGCAACCAATCGACGGCCACACCCGCACCATAA
- a CDS encoding GNAT family N-acetyltransferase, giving the protein MQPIDGHTRTIIRDMREEDRDPVVGILTGSDPWKRLGFTAADWNRIFAPLPAGRDTFVLEIEGNVLGIAIVRRKFLFGDYLELLGISPSAVGQGLGSRLLTHVESLTFARAVNMFACVSDFNEGARAFYRKQGYKEIGPMPNFLIPGYAEILLRKTTGPARKS; this is encoded by the coding sequence ATGCAACCAATCGACGGCCACACCCGCACCATAATCCGCGACATGCGAGAGGAGGATCGTGATCCCGTGGTCGGGATTCTGACCGGCTCCGACCCCTGGAAACGGCTCGGCTTCACTGCCGCCGATTGGAACCGCATCTTTGCACCGCTGCCCGCGGGACGAGACACATTCGTGCTGGAGATCGAAGGGAATGTGTTGGGCATCGCCATCGTGCGCAGGAAATTCCTGTTCGGAGATTATCTGGAACTACTCGGGATCTCCCCGTCGGCCGTGGGGCAAGGCCTGGGCAGCCGGCTATTGACCCACGTCGAGTCCCTGACGTTTGCGCGAGCCGTTAACATGTTTGCCTGTGTGTCGGACTTTAACGAGGGCGCCCGGGCTTTCTACCGCAAGCAGGGCTACAAGGAAATCGGTCCCATGCCGAACTTTCTCATCCCCGGCTACGCCGAAATTCTGCTGCGCAAGACGACCGGGCCGGCACGAAAGAGCTAA
- a CDS encoding VOC family protein, with translation MKVTKLLHTRMRVSDMDQTIRFYQHVLGLEVLERKVSPRGSHLAFLKVPNSEELIELCSFPASGPVTVQEDLVHLAFQVENLDDTIRALESKQIRITDGPTKTSSGSRFIFIDAPDGYEVELIERPPGTALV, from the coding sequence ATGAAAGTCACAAAACTCCTCCACACCCGCATGCGGGTCAGCGACATGGATCAAACGATCCGCTTCTATCAGCACGTATTGGGCCTGGAGGTACTGGAGCGCAAGGTCTCGCCGCGTGGGTCGCACCTCGCGTTCCTCAAAGTACCTAACAGCGAGGAACTCATCGAACTGTGCAGCTTTCCCGCCAGCGGACCGGTGACCGTGCAGGAAGACCTGGTGCACCTCGCCTTTCAGGTCGAGAACCTGGACGACACGATCCGGGCGCTGGAATCCAAACAGATCAGAATCACCGACGGCCCGACCAAAACCTCCTCCGGCAGCCGCTTCATCTTTATCGACGCGCCGGACGGCTACGAAGTGGAACTCATCGAGAGGCCGCCGGGCACGGCGCTGGTGTAA
- the dapF gene encoding diaminopimelate epimerase, giving the protein MKNGFFRGHGLGNDYVVMDPTELTFKLTPGKIRGICDRHWGLGSDGILALVPSKKADFGLRIYNPDGSEAEKSGNGLRIFARYLHATGKTKKRAFTVETKGGLVSIALHLDRHGDAAAATVEMGRATFQPSALPCTLTIDELIQQPIEAAGRSLQFTGVSVGNPHCVIFKQPGEAWTREDLLTLGPALENHSLFPKRTNVQLAVPTGPKDIFILIWERGAGETQASGSSSCAAASAAVRLGLVKGPVTVKMPGGTLNIEVAQDFSLTMKGPVAEVARGALSPSFVRGLK; this is encoded by the coding sequence ATGAAGAACGGGTTTTTCCGCGGACACGGACTCGGTAACGACTATGTGGTGATGGACCCCACGGAACTGACGTTTAAACTCACCCCCGGAAAAATCCGCGGCATTTGCGATCGCCATTGGGGACTGGGCAGCGACGGGATCCTGGCGCTGGTCCCCTCGAAGAAAGCAGACTTTGGCCTGCGCATCTACAATCCGGACGGCAGCGAGGCGGAAAAATCCGGTAATGGCCTGCGCATCTTCGCCCGCTACCTGCATGCCACCGGCAAAACAAAAAAGCGAGCCTTCACCGTCGAAACCAAGGGGGGCCTAGTCTCCATTGCCCTCCATCTCGACCGCCACGGCGATGCCGCTGCCGCTACGGTCGAAATGGGCCGGGCGACGTTTCAACCGAGCGCCCTCCCCTGCACACTCACGATCGATGAACTGATCCAGCAGCCCATCGAGGCGGCCGGGCGGTCGTTGCAATTCACCGGCGTCAGCGTCGGCAATCCCCACTGCGTAATTTTCAAACAACCTGGCGAAGCCTGGACGAGAGAGGACCTCCTCACGCTGGGGCCTGCGCTTGAAAACCATTCCCTCTTCCCGAAGCGGACCAACGTCCAACTTGCGGTGCCCACCGGCCCGAAAGACATCTTTATTCTGATCTGGGAACGCGGCGCCGGTGAAACGCAGGCCTCCGGATCGTCCTCCTGCGCCGCCGCCAGCGCCGCCGTCCGTCTTGGACTGGTGAAGGGACCGGTCACAGTGAAGATGCCCGGCGGCACGCTCAACATCGAAGTCGCCCAGGACTTCAGCCTCACGATGAAAGGCCCGGTCGCAGAGGTCGCCCGAGGCGCTCTGAGTCCGTCGTTTGTGCGCGGACTCAAATAA
- the uvrC gene encoding excinuclease ABC subunit UvrC gives MTTDVLQSKLDHLPGQPGCYLFRNAKREILYVGKAAVLADRVRSYFQRGSDQTPKTALLVNEIADLETIVTRSELEALILESNLIKRHRPRFNIVLRDDKQYPYLRLPIKEHFPRLSIVRRVQKDGALYYGPYTPAGALRETLKVIRKAFPLATCEIEIDGRADRACIEFEIKRCMAPCTGNQSRDEYHQIVKQVRQFLEGRDRELLDSLREDMERAAEREAFEEAARLRDRLFSVERTLEKQRITQVSTTDQDVIGLARQGTAADLQLLFVRGGLLIGRKDFFWPQSTDSSDEELVRSAIEQFYNKEGQPPKELLVPTTLDEAPLIEQWLSEKRGDSVRILAPERGAKHQLVLLAEENAGAAIADHLRNEALDRQATAELKRLLRLDTVPRRIEGFDISNILGNQSVASLVVWEDGQAKKSDYRKFRIQTVEGANDFASMQEAVMRRYGATEDLARPDLILIDGGLGQLSAALEGLKQVGQDQIPIMGLAKARGEKEERIFLPGRKNPIVLRPTSPATHLVQRIRDEAHRFALTYHRNLRGKALLSSELDQIAGIGTIRRKRLLKQFGSLQRVAAATDDELRSAGLDVSTVAALRKALTPS, from the coding sequence ATGACGACAGACGTGCTCCAATCCAAGCTCGATCACCTGCCCGGGCAACCGGGCTGCTACCTCTTTCGGAACGCGAAGCGGGAGATCCTCTACGTCGGAAAAGCCGCCGTGTTGGCGGACCGGGTCCGCTCCTATTTCCAGAGAGGCAGCGACCAGACACCAAAGACCGCTCTGCTCGTCAACGAGATTGCCGACCTCGAAACCATCGTCACCCGCTCCGAGCTGGAAGCCCTGATCCTCGAAAGCAATCTGATCAAGCGCCACCGGCCGCGCTTCAATATCGTCCTGCGTGACGACAAGCAGTACCCCTATCTGCGCCTGCCGATCAAAGAACACTTTCCACGCCTCTCCATCGTCCGGCGGGTGCAAAAAGACGGAGCGCTCTACTACGGTCCTTACACCCCGGCCGGGGCGCTCCGCGAAACACTGAAGGTGATCCGCAAAGCGTTTCCGTTGGCCACCTGCGAAATCGAGATCGACGGCCGGGCCGACCGGGCCTGCATCGAGTTCGAGATCAAACGCTGCATGGCTCCCTGCACCGGTAACCAGTCGCGGGACGAATACCATCAGATCGTCAAACAGGTTCGCCAGTTTCTCGAAGGGCGGGACCGGGAACTGCTGGACAGCCTGCGTGAAGACATGGAGCGGGCGGCGGAACGGGAAGCGTTCGAGGAGGCGGCCCGGCTGCGGGATCGACTCTTCAGCGTCGAACGTACGCTGGAAAAACAACGCATCACCCAGGTCAGCACAACCGACCAGGATGTAATCGGACTCGCCCGTCAGGGCACCGCGGCGGATCTCCAGCTCCTGTTCGTGCGCGGAGGCCTGTTGATCGGACGAAAGGATTTCTTCTGGCCCCAATCCACCGACTCGAGCGACGAGGAACTCGTGCGCTCGGCCATCGAGCAGTTCTACAACAAGGAAGGGCAGCCGCCCAAGGAACTGCTGGTGCCCACGACTCTCGACGAGGCCCCGCTGATCGAACAGTGGCTGAGCGAGAAACGCGGCGACAGCGTGCGCATCCTGGCCCCCGAGCGAGGCGCCAAGCATCAACTGGTTCTCCTCGCCGAAGAGAACGCGGGAGCCGCCATTGCCGATCATCTCCGCAACGAAGCCCTGGACCGGCAGGCGACGGCTGAACTCAAACGCCTGCTTCGCCTCGACACGGTCCCTCGCCGGATTGAAGGCTTCGACATTTCGAACATCTTGGGCAATCAATCGGTCGCCTCGCTGGTCGTCTGGGAAGACGGTCAGGCCAAGAAATCCGACTATCGCAAATTCAGGATTCAGACAGTGGAGGGAGCCAACGACTTTGCGAGCATGCAGGAAGCCGTGATGCGGCGGTACGGCGCGACCGAAGATCTCGCCCGCCCGGACCTGATTCTCATCGATGGCGGGTTAGGCCAGTTGAGCGCCGCGCTCGAAGGATTGAAACAGGTCGGGCAGGACCAGATTCCGATCATGGGCCTCGCCAAGGCCCGCGGGGAGAAAGAAGAACGGATTTTTCTCCCCGGCCGGAAAAACCCCATCGTCCTGCGGCCGACCTCCCCGGCTACCCACCTGGTCCAGCGCATTCGCGACGAAGCCCATCGCTTCGCCCTGACCTATCACCGGAATTTGCGCGGCAAGGCCTTGCTGTCATCCGAACTGGACCAGATCGCCGGCATCGGCACCATTCGCCGCAAGCGGCTTCTGAAGCAATTCGGCAGCCTCCAACGGGTCGCCGCCGCCACCGACGATGAACTCCGGTCCGCCGGCCTCGATGTCTCCACCGTCGCTGCCCTACGTAAAGCCCTCACCCCGTCCTAG
- a CDS encoding LuxR C-terminal-related transcriptional regulator, translating to MSQPAFSAKEFQRLGEIMHDARSVDRSDRVWQLVSAVQKVIPYEFSGCGAVDLLRGIDPSLGHSTYPREFCHLYMGQGLAVDPAVNRLITSGQTVTSSADEPTANEPKEITSLKLDFGIKTCLSAGVRGANGSCSYFAFSNFDEKQADKLRLLLDILTPHFHLSYMRCHSAWNPERSAPSSALLSKREEEILRWVAAGKTNWEISVILKVSLNTVKFHLKNVFQKIGVENRWSAIAYWQTGEQHRIVPSAPPSDDRPPSGANTPD from the coding sequence ATGAGTCAGCCAGCATTTTCCGCCAAGGAATTTCAACGGCTCGGCGAAATCATGCATGATGCACGCTCCGTCGATCGCAGCGACAGAGTGTGGCAACTCGTCTCGGCCGTGCAGAAAGTGATTCCCTACGAATTCTCCGGATGCGGCGCCGTCGATCTCCTGCGCGGGATCGATCCTTCACTGGGGCATTCCACCTACCCGCGGGAATTCTGTCATCTGTATATGGGCCAAGGATTAGCCGTCGATCCAGCCGTCAACCGCCTCATCACCTCGGGTCAAACCGTGACCTCCAGCGCCGATGAACCGACCGCCAACGAGCCCAAGGAGATTACCTCGCTGAAACTCGACTTCGGCATCAAGACCTGCCTGTCGGCCGGAGTGCGTGGAGCGAATGGGTCTTGTTCGTACTTCGCCTTCAGTAATTTCGATGAGAAACAAGCCGACAAACTCCGGCTCCTGCTCGACATTCTGACCCCGCATTTTCATCTGAGTTATATGCGATGCCACTCCGCGTGGAACCCGGAGCGATCTGCCCCGTCGTCGGCCCTACTGAGCAAACGGGAAGAAGAAATTCTCCGATGGGTGGCGGCAGGCAAGACCAATTGGGAAATCTCCGTCATTCTGAAAGTCAGTTTGAACACCGTCAAATTTCATCTCAAGAACGTCTTTCAGAAAATCGGGGTCGAAAATCGATGGAGCGCCATTGCCTATTGGCAAACCGGCGAACAACATCGCATCGTTCCATCCGCACCGCCCAGTGACGACCGTCCGCCCTCCGGGGCCAACACACCCGACTAA
- a CDS encoding beta-ketoacyl synthase, with protein MTPQTSRRVVITGMGVISPLGCTVDLFWHLLSKGESAVKPVSSFDTSPFQACLAAEVRDFDPEDFLHRKQARRMGRATQFAVASAMMAARDSGVELEQEDRGSIGISIGTSIGGMKEAFEFHDAAKLNAYERVNPFTMGMTFPNAISSEVAIVLGLHGPCETYSIGCSSTANAIGRAYEWIKSGQSSLVVAGGTEAPLHPSVYAAMNAGRALAPDERGAIRNLPRPFDKTRCGMVLGEGAGCLILEDYEHARARGAKMYAELEGWGFTCDAHSMVKADHTGHEQQRAARLALSTAHWFPEEVDYVNACGLGTMELDALETNTVKQVLGDHAYRVPVSSFKAALGHAFAASGAFQVIGTAKAMEHQFIPPTLNLTTPDPTCDLDYVSGQGRAAHLDRALINSFGFGGKNIVLALSRVNAGIATTNPMAASPGYSMTHLVGVS; from the coding sequence ATGACACCACAGACCTCTCGTCGAGTCGTCATTACCGGAATGGGAGTGATTTCCCCGTTGGGTTGTACCGTCGATCTGTTCTGGCATCTATTGAGCAAGGGTGAGAGCGCCGTCAAACCGGTCAGCTCATTCGATACCTCACCGTTCCAAGCCTGCCTCGCGGCGGAGGTGCGGGACTTCGACCCCGAAGATTTCCTGCATCGCAAGCAGGCGCGTCGTATGGGGCGCGCCACCCAGTTCGCCGTCGCCTCCGCCATGATGGCAGCCCGCGATTCCGGCGTCGAGCTGGAACAGGAAGATCGCGGGTCCATCGGCATCAGCATCGGCACCTCCATCGGCGGCATGAAGGAAGCGTTCGAGTTCCACGATGCGGCCAAACTCAACGCCTATGAGCGCGTCAATCCATTCACCATGGGGATGACCTTCCCGAATGCGATTTCGTCGGAAGTGGCCATCGTGCTCGGGCTGCACGGCCCCTGCGAGACGTACTCGATCGGCTGCTCCTCGACGGCCAATGCCATCGGCCGCGCCTACGAATGGATCAAGTCGGGCCAATCGTCGCTCGTCGTGGCCGGCGGGACCGAAGCGCCGCTCCACCCGAGCGTCTACGCCGCCATGAACGCCGGGCGCGCGCTGGCGCCGGACGAACGCGGGGCCATTCGCAACCTTCCCCGTCCTTTCGACAAAACCCGATGCGGCATGGTGTTGGGCGAAGGCGCCGGCTGCCTCATCTTGGAAGACTATGAGCACGCGCGCGCCCGCGGCGCCAAGATGTATGCCGAGCTGGAAGGATGGGGCTTTACCTGTGATGCCCATTCCATGGTGAAGGCGGACCACACGGGACACGAGCAGCAACGGGCGGCCAGGCTGGCCCTCTCGACGGCCCATTGGTTCCCGGAGGAAGTGGACTACGTGAACGCCTGCGGGCTCGGCACCATGGAGTTAGATGCGCTCGAAACGAACACGGTCAAACAGGTCCTGGGGGACCACGCGTATCGGGTTCCCGTCAGTTCGTTCAAAGCGGCACTCGGCCACGCCTTCGCCGCCAGCGGCGCCTTCCAAGTTATCGGCACCGCGAAGGCCATGGAGCACCAGTTCATCCCACCCACGCTGAACCTGACGACGCCGGATCCGACATGCGATCTGGACTATGTCTCGGGGCAGGGGCGGGCGGCGCATCTCGATCGTGCCTTGATCAACAGCTTTGGATTCGGCGGCAAGAATATCGTGCTCGCGCTGTCGCGCGTGAATGCCGGCATCGCCACCACCAACCCGATGGCTGCGTCGCCGGGCTACAGCATGACCCATCTGGTGGGAGTCTCGTAG
- a CDS encoding response regulator transcription factor, which produces MNELQNTPARVFIINPQELVRVGMRTLLNSVPDFMVVGEASSKEEALPLVLHHKPDIVVLDLRVQDGTGIETAKDILAHLPETRVLFLADALNDSTLLSAVATGAHGYVLQEAGADTLLHAMRSLTKGQSYLDPGVTRHTFAYLRKVADREPERGRHLLSPQERRLLPLIAQGKTNKEIAAELGLSDKTVKNYLANVYSKLHLSRRSQAAAFYLKTIP; this is translated from the coding sequence ATGAACGAATTACAGAACACTCCGGCGCGCGTGTTCATCATCAATCCTCAGGAATTGGTCAGAGTCGGCATGCGAACGCTGCTGAATTCCGTACCGGACTTTATGGTGGTCGGTGAGGCCTCGTCGAAGGAAGAGGCGCTCCCCTTGGTGCTCCACCACAAACCCGACATCGTCGTGCTCGATCTGCGCGTGCAGGACGGCACGGGTATCGAAACGGCCAAAGACATCCTCGCGCATCTTCCGGAAACGCGCGTGCTCTTTCTGGCCGATGCGCTCAACGATTCCACCCTGCTCTCCGCCGTCGCGACAGGCGCCCACGGGTATGTCCTCCAGGAGGCCGGGGCGGATACCCTGCTGCACGCCATGCGCAGCCTGACCAAGGGTCAATCCTACCTGGACCCGGGGGTCACCCGTCACACGTTTGCCTACCTCCGCAAAGTTGCCGATCGGGAGCCCGAACGGGGCCGTCATCTGCTGTCGCCGCAAGAGCGACGCCTCCTCCCCCTTATTGCACAAGGAAAAACGAACAAGGAAATCGCCGCCGAGCTCGGGCTGAGCGATAAAACAGTCAAAAACTACCTGGCCAACGTGTATTCGAAACTTCACCTGAGCAGGAGGTCTCAAGCCGCCGCCTTTTACTTAAAAACCATTCCCTGA